From the genome of Thermoflexus sp.:
GAACGCCCATCTTCGGGAGCTGGCCCGCTTTTATGTGGAGTTCTACGACCGGCGGCTCCGGCATTTCACCGGGCGATACGGGCGGGATCTGATCGGGGCCTTCCGGCAACTGCAGGAGGCAGGCGTTCTGGAGCTGGTGACCAGCGCAGCAACCCACGGCTACCTCCCCCTTCTCTCTCGGGATTCCTCCATCCGGGGACAATTGCGGGTGGGGGTGCAGACCTACCGGCGGTTCTTCGGCAGGGATCCCTTCTCCATCTGGCTCCCCGAGTGCGCCTACCGGCCGGCCTATCGCCTGCCCGATGGGACCATCCGGCCGGGCCTCGAGCTCTTCCTCGCCCGGGAAGGGCTCCGTCTGTTCTTCGCGGAAACCCATGCGGTGGAAGGGGGACGACCCGTGGGCAAGGCGGCGGGGGACGCCATCGGACCCTATGGTCAGATCGTGCGACATTATGTGATCCCCTTTGAAACCGTGGAACCGGCGCGGGGGACCACCTATCGGCCGTATTACGTGGCCCGCACGGATGCGCCAGGGGCGGCGCATTCGGGCGTGGCCGTGGTGGCTCGCAACAACCGGACCGGGATGCAGGTGTGGTCGGCCGACTGGGGGTATCCAGGGGATTTCGATTATCGGGAATTTCACAAGAAGGACGGGCGATCTGGGCTGCAATACTGGCGGGTGACCGGGAAAGTCGATCTGGGGGAGAAGGATTACTACTATCCGGAGTGGGCAGCTCACAAGGTGGACCAGCATGCCCGGCACTTCGTGGATCTGGTGCATGATCTCCTACGGGAATTCCATCGGGAGACCGGGCAGATCGGTCTGATCGCCTCGAATTACGATGCGGAGCTATTTGGCCACTGGTGGTTCGAAGGCGTGGATTGGATCCGGGAGGTCCTGCGGCGTCTGGCGGAAAGCGAGGAAGTCTGGCTGACCACCGCCCGGGCGTATGTGGAGGCGTATCCGCCCAGCGAGGTGCTGATCCTCCCGGAATCCAGCTGGGGGCTGGGAGGCGGGCACTGGACCTGGGACAACCCGGAGACCCACTGGATGTGGGAGCCGATCCACGAGGCGGAGGCCCGGATGGAACAGCTGGCCGCCCGGCATTTAGAGGCCGACAGGGCAACCCGGAAGGTCCTGAATCAGGCGGCCCGGGAGTTGCTTTTACTCCAGGCCAGCGACTGGCCCTTCCTGGTGACCACCGGCCAGGCCCGGGCTTACGCCATCGAGCGCTTTACGACCCACCTGGAGCGATTTGAGGCCCTCTGCCGCTCCATCGAGGCGGGGCGCCCGGATGAGGATCTGGCGGAGGAATACTGGGAGCTGGACCGGGTGTTCCCCGATCTGGATTATCGCTGGTGGAGGCCAGCGGTGGACGAGGGATCCGCATGAGATCTCAGGCCGCGGGCTTTGCTCCTTCCGACCACCGCCGGATGACCTCCTGCAGGAGGGCCCGGAGGTTAGGATCCGGCACCTCCTCTAATCGGCCGTAGCGCTGCCCGCCCACCGTGATGCCCAGGGTGCCGTCCGGCAGCGTCTCGAAGCGAACCGCCCGGTAGGGGAGCTCGGGGTGATGCTGGAGGAGTTCTTGAAGGATGGCATCCAGCTGCTCGGCCAGGGCCGGGACCGAGGGGGAGATCCCGGGGGCAGGCAGGGGAAGCGCCGCGGAGCCTTCGGTCATCCCCCGGATCGCTCGAAGGGCCTCCAGGACCAGCATCGCCGCCTGATGATCGTGGATCTCCCGCAGATGCCGGTAGCGTTGTTTTCCGACTTTCACCCACCAGGTTCCATCCGGGTCTCTAACCAGCGCGATGCCCGTCTCCGTTCTCGGGGGCGGCGGCGCTCCAGCCCTGGGCGAACCGCTTCCTCCCCGAAGGGCAAGCCCTAAGGATAGGCCCAGCAGGAGGCCCACGATCAGCGCCCCGCCCGCAAAGAGATAGATCAGCTCCAGGGGAACCATATGGGACCTTTCCCGAAACAGGTGGCGCCCTTCATCGTTTCCTGAGAGATTCCATGGCGGGATGGCTCTGGAGAATCCCTCGCCCTTCCTTGCAGTGATCGGCGAAAAGCAGCCTGACCTTTGCCCCGAACATTCCGCCGCTAACTTCCCCCCGATCGGGTGAGCGGATGGCCCAAGGTGCCCTCGCGACTCCAAGGGCTCCACCTAACGCAGGCGTCCGCGGTCGGCGGAGCCGAGGCCGAAGGCCGAGGTAGAGAGGTAGAGCGGATCTGCTGCACGCATGGTCAGGCGCTATTTGAGCGTGTGCTTTTGGTGGCGAGCCGCTAACCATTTTGCCAGAGATTCCGGGCTTTCGGTAGAACGTTTCCCGAAGAGCAGACCCTCTACCCCAATATCTTCATCCAGGTCCGGCCAGTGAATACCATAACCAGCCCCTGCAATCCGAAAATTCTGCCGCTCTTCCGGTGTGGCGTAGATCAAACGCGGATACCAGCTCAGCGGCACCGAGATGGTACGCCCATCCTCCAGATCCACACTGAGGGTGTCCTCTGTCACTCGAACCTGCATAATTTTAGGCAATGCTACTGTAATGACCACAGAACTCATCCCACCGCTCCCGAAGCACGGTTAGATGTTCTGTTCTTTCATTGTAGCACACCGGACGCTCCAGTGCCTAACGCCGGGTATCAGCGGCCGTGTTGGCCGCCGAAGATAAAGGTTCGGCTCACGGACTTCGACGGTGTTTGCAAGCCCGCGCTGTCCATGCATCAATCATGCACCCAGACCCAGGTGCCCGGGTTGTCGGGGGTGGCCCGCACGAAAGGCGCATCCCCATAAGGTTCCGCCCACTCGAACAGCCAGCGGGCGTCGATGGGCGCAAGGTTCACACAACCCCGGCTTTGCGGGAAGCCGAAGCGATCATGCCAGTAAGCCCCGTGAAGGGCGTAACCCTGATAGAAGAACATGGTCCACGGCACATCTTCCAGGTAGTAGTAACCGAAGATGTCTCCATCCATCAGTGTGGTTCGGGCCTTCACCTGGATCCGGAAGAGGCCAGTGACAGTCGGGGTGCGGGCGCGGCCGGATGAGATCAGGGTCGCGTAGACCAGCCGATCCCCTTCATAAGCCGCCAGGGTTTGCTCGTAGAGGTTCACCTCGATCCACTTTGAACCCGGTGGGATCCCCGCGGGCGGCCGGGTGGGAACCACCAGTCCCACGGCCTGTTCCCGGATCCACTGATGGGGGCCCACCCGATACCATCGCTGATCCCCAATGTGACGGATCTCTTCCACCGTGATCAGGGTGTAACGGGGCAGGACAGGGGCTTTCGGATCCGGCGCCCGGCCCGGCTCCTCGGAAGGCGGGGTGGCCTGAACGATCCAGCCGAAGGGACGGGTGGGCGGGGTGCTGAAGGCCACCCCGTGGAAGCTGGAGGGGGCTCCGAAGGCCAGATACGAGGCCTCGATGTATTCCTCTCGATTGATCTGATAGAAGACTTTCCCGCCCGTCTCCACCCGGCCGTGCACGCTCACCCACACATAGCCCCCGGGGAAGATCCGCCGGGGAGAGCCACCGCTCAGCGCATCCTCCGGTGAACGATACGTCGGAGCCGGGGCCCGCACATAGGCATAGATATAAGGAACCAGCGGTTGGG
Proteins encoded in this window:
- a CDS encoding DUF2442 domain-containing protein, with product MSSVVITVALPKIMQVRVTEDTLSVDLEDGRTISVPLSWYPRLIYATPEERQNFRIAGAGYGIHWPDLDEDIGVEGLLFGKRSTESPESLAKWLAARHQKHTLK
- a CDS encoding glycoside hydrolase family 57 protein, yielding MKRIGAFTFVLHAHIPYCRRAGRWPHGEEWLHEAIAETYLPLLDALYELHAQGIPARLTLSLTPVLADQLADPLIQDHFVEYVADRRGRAEQDVARFEQEGNAHLRELARFYVEFYDRRLRHFTGRYGRDLIGAFRQLQEAGVLELVTSAATHGYLPLLSRDSSIRGQLRVGVQTYRRFFGRDPFSIWLPECAYRPAYRLPDGTIRPGLELFLAREGLRLFFAETHAVEGGRPVGKAAGDAIGPYGQIVRHYVIPFETVEPARGTTYRPYYVARTDAPGAAHSGVAVVARNNRTGMQVWSADWGYPGDFDYREFHKKDGRSGLQYWRVTGKVDLGEKDYYYPEWAAHKVDQHARHFVDLVHDLLREFHRETGQIGLIASNYDAELFGHWWFEGVDWIREVLRRLAESEEVWLTTARAYVEAYPPSEVLILPESSWGLGGGHWTWDNPETHWMWEPIHEAEARMEQLAARHLEADRATRKVLNQAARELLLLQASDWPFLVTTGQARAYAIERFTTHLERFEALCRSIEAGRPDEDLAEEYWELDRVFPDLDYRWWRPAVDEGSA
- a CDS encoding L,D-transpeptidase, producing the protein MVALILGFLGLILSVMDRCIPPDGDPTFCPRPVPPRTSSPISANGKADPPGSYRGRTGTSSQPLVPYIYAYVRAPAPTYRSPEDALSGGSPRRIFPGGYVWVSVHGRVETGGKVFYQINREEYIEASYLAFGAPSSFHGVAFSTPPTRPFGWIVQATPPSEEPGRAPDPKAPVLPRYTLITVEEIRHIGDQRWYRVGPHQWIREQAVGLVVPTRPPAGIPPGSKWIEVNLYEQTLAAYEGDRLVYATLISSGRARTPTVTGLFRIQVKARTTLMDGDIFGYYYLEDVPWTMFFYQGYALHGAYWHDRFGFPQSRGCVNLAPIDARWLFEWAEPYGDAPFVRATPDNPGTWVWVHD